The following coding sequences lie in one Bacillota bacterium genomic window:
- a CDS encoding type II toxin-antitoxin system HicB family antitoxin: MRYVVVLERSDAEWFAYVPSLPGCTSSGRTQGEALENIKQAIQLTLEYRKEHGLDIPPGRESLAEVEV, from the coding sequence ATGCGCTACGTCGTCGTTCTGGAACGTTCGGACGCCGAATGGTTCGCCTACGTGCCGAGCCTGCCGGGCTGTACAAGCTCCGGGCGCACACAGGGCGAGGCGCTGGAAAACATCAAGCAAGCGATCCAGCTCACGCTCGAATACCGCAAGGAGCATGGATTGGACATCCCGCCCGGGAGGGAGTCGCTCGCCGAGGTGGAAGTGTAG